A region from the Candidatus Magasanikbacteria bacterium genome encodes:
- a CDS encoding flippase produces MSLNKKIAHNTIIQIVGKIISTILGLIAIGMLARYLGQERFGWYITAISFLQFIGIVIDFGLIPVTSQMMSEKKFDKTKLFQNLLGFRFLSSVLFLSLAPLIVLFFPYPAEVKIAISVLVLGFVAVSMNQVLIGFYQEKLKMHIQALGEVVGKIILVVGLWLLISKNANFLPIMALITISSISYTAVLWIRAFRENTATLRFDWHIWKAIIQKSWPIAISIVFNVVYLRGDILLLSIFKSQAEVGSYGASYRILDVVAQTAMMIMGVLLPILAYNWSRNLKKKFSYRLQMSFDTMMVFAIPITVGIIALAEPIISLVVGANFTDSVFLLQILSLAVFGVYLGAVFGHTAVAINKQKQVMWIYISNAVITLTGYLIFIPKFGAFGAAWMTVFSEFYAGILLAIVIWRYTKVRIKLGTFMKAILSSAVMAVVILSLQDLNIIFLVLIGSSIYFATLYILGGFSKETVKEIISLKK; encoded by the coding sequence ATGTCTTTGAACAAAAAAATTGCACACAATACAATAATTCAAATTGTTGGAAAAATAATCTCAACAATTTTAGGTTTGATTGCAATAGGAATGCTCGCCAGATATTTAGGGCAAGAGCGTTTTGGTTGGTATATTACGGCAATTTCATTTTTACAATTTATTGGGATTGTGATTGATTTTGGGCTAATTCCTGTCACATCACAAATGATGAGTGAAAAGAAATTTGATAAAACAAAATTATTCCAAAATTTACTTGGATTTAGGTTTTTAAGTTCTGTTTTGTTTTTATCACTTGCGCCACTTATTGTCTTGTTTTTCCCTTATCCAGCAGAGGTGAAAATTGCAATTTCCGTGTTAGTTTTGGGTTTTGTAGCGGTTTCAATGAACCAAGTTTTGATAGGTTTTTACCAAGAAAAACTAAAAATGCATATTCAAGCTTTGGGCGAAGTAGTAGGAAAAATTATTTTAGTTGTTGGACTTTGGCTTTTAATAAGTAAAAATGCAAATTTTTTACCAATTATGGCTTTAATTACAATTTCTAGCATTTCTTATACTGCCGTGCTTTGGATACGAGCTTTCAGAGAAAACACAGCAACACTTCGTTTTGACTGGCATATTTGGAAAGCGATTATCCAAAAATCTTGGCCAATTGCGATTTCTATAGTTTTCAATGTGGTTTATTTGCGTGGAGATATTTTACTACTTTCTATTTTCAAAAGCCAAGCAGAAGTTGGAAGCTATGGTGCCTCGTATAGAATTTTAGATGTCGTAGCACAAACTGCCATGATGATAATGGGTGTTTTACTTCCTATTCTAGCATACAATTGGTCTAGAAATTTGAAAAAGAAGTTCTCTTACAGATTGCAAATGTCTTTTGACACAATGATGGTTTTTGCAATTCCAATAACAGTTGGAATTATCGCTCTCGCTGAGCCTATTATTTCACTTGTTGTCGGTGCTAATTTTACAGATTCTGTATTTCTTTTGCAGATTTTGTCTTTAGCAGTTTTTGGAGTATATTTGGGGGCTGTTTTTGGTCACACTGCTGTAGCCATAAACAAACAAAAACAGGTGATGTGGATTTATATTTCAAATGCCGTAATAACTCTTACGGGATATTTAATTTTTATCCCAAAATTTGGTGCATTCGGCGCAGCTTGGATGACGGTTTTTTCTGAATTTTATGCAGGAATTTTACTTGCAATCGTAATTTGGAGATACACAAAAGTTCGTATAAAACTTGGGACTTTTATGAAAGCAATTCTCTCCTCTGCAGTTATGGCCGTGGTTATTTTATCTCTTCAAGATTTAAATATAATATTTTTAGTATTAATTGGTAGCTCTATTTACTTCGCTACTTTATATATTCTCGGCGGTTTTTCCAAGGAAACTGTAAAGGAGATTATCTCTTTGAAAAAATAA
- a CDS encoding helix-turn-helix domain-containing protein, which yields MMKNSNNQDAQEDGNIILDICTNLKNERIFSKIDLETASKKTKIGKHYLKLIESGDLDSLPFADIYKKNFIKKYANYLEIKINEGVLDNILTKKSTNSVIPKQNKTNYSSHNLPLILRIILVSAIILGFFSYLGFQIQNILKPPSLIVYSPENGQITQEYTAEVHGKTKPGVNVFINGKDIKSTESGEFNETINLNNGLNTITISAKKKYGKTITETRYIILKENQEFSYIE from the coding sequence ATGATGAAGAACAGTAATAATCAAGATGCTCAAGAAGATGGGAATATCATTTTGGATATTTGCACAAACCTAAAAAATGAAAGGATTTTCTCAAAAATAGACTTAGAGACAGCATCAAAAAAAACAAAAATTGGAAAACACTATCTAAAACTTATAGAATCTGGTGATTTAGATAGTTTGCCATTTGCAGATATTTATAAAAAAAATTTTATAAAAAAATATGCGAATTATTTAGAGATTAAAATAAATGAAGGGGTTTTAGATAATATTCTCACAAAAAAATCCACAAATTCAGTAATACCAAAACAAAATAAAACGAACTACTCGTCCCACAACCTTCCACTTATTTTAAGGATTATTTTGGTTTCTGCAATTATTTTAGGTTTTTTTAGTTATTTGGGTTTTCAAATACAAAACATACTTAAACCCCCTTCGTTAATAGTTTATTCACCTGAAAATGGTCAAATAACCCAAGAATACACAGCGGAGGTTCACGGAAAAACAAAGCCCGGGGTAAATGTTTTTATAAATGGAAAAGATATTAAAAGTACAGAAAGTGGTGAGTTTAATGAAACCATAAATTTGAATAATGGTTTAAACACAATTACAATTTCGGCGAAAAAAAAATATGGTAAAACTATAACAGAAACAAGGTATATTATATTAAAAGAAAATCAAGAATTTTCTTACATTGAGTAA
- a CDS encoding pentapeptide repeat-containing protein produces MKQQKDEKVLTKYQIRRQLIDDIVENGAKTALSKFRRSDRFNGRIVLDFANLRGVNFEGAYLVDVSFIGTDLRSVIFRDNLFYVSNSKIRTSFRGALCMCVDFSEQKLCEIDFAYVNFTDSILKNVDFSGCNLRGTVFDYTNCFGAVFDEAVLMRPFGEKDLTNNQDDDEKASFVFANISMAKFSKGAVMDVNKITAESAESTEVYLVKKKERYKTAVKNSKKIKRDKLYAESDIENVFTS; encoded by the coding sequence ATGAAACAGCAAAAAGACGAAAAAGTTTTGACTAAGTATCAAATAAGAAGACAGCTTATTGATGATATTGTGGAAAATGGTGCAAAAACAGCTTTATCAAAATTTAGAAGATCAGACCGTTTTAATGGAAGAATTGTTTTGGATTTTGCAAACCTTAGAGGTGTAAACTTCGAAGGAGCTTATTTGGTAGATGTTAGTTTTATAGGCACAGACTTAAGAAGTGTAATTTTTCGAGATAATCTTTTTTATGTTTCAAATAGTAAAATAAGAACCTCTTTTAGAGGTGCATTGTGTATGTGTGTTGATTTTTCTGAACAAAAACTTTGTGAAATAGATTTTGCTTATGTAAATTTTACAGATTCTATCTTGAAAAATGTAGATTTTTCAGGGTGTAATTTGCGAGGAACTGTTTTTGATTATACAAATTGTTTTGGGGCTGTTTTTGACGAAGCTGTTTTAATGAGGCCTTTTGGTGAAAAAGATCTTACAAACAATCAAGATGACGATGAAAAGGCAAGTTTTGTCTTTGCTAATATAAGTATGGCAAAATTTAGTAAAGGTGCTGTAATGGATGTAAATAAAATTACTGCTGAATCTGCTGAATCAACAGAAGTATATTTGGTTAAAAAGAAAGAAAGATATAAAACGGCTGTGAAAAATTCTAAAAAAATAAAAAGAGATAAATTATATGCTGAAAGTGATATAGAAAATGTATTCACTTCTTAA
- a CDS encoding bile acid:sodium symporter, whose translation MSLKNILNKFASSYLFVLSVSLLVSLLFPTQTVKLASFSTLFLGSIFFLSALKIDLRETLGYFKDKAMFVVVILVMLILLPIAVYFVTLSLVPNLAIAFLLLAVMPCGMTAPLLSEICGGKQSLALVLTISTSLLAPFTVPIVIKVLAGANVDVSMYDMFVSLAKVIFIPFILANIVKYFWYKKIQPAYKSFKSISTVLLGLLIVSVVSQQADVIIGGLQGKFLFYLFLTFVFFIIVHFLGYFVVFWRDKKDRITITICISYMNFTLAIYLAGKFFVDPNIVIPVILSVLPWSILLIPFKFIIRKLKLVN comes from the coding sequence ATGTCTTTGAAAAATATTTTAAACAAATTTGCGAGTTCTTATCTTTTTGTTTTGTCAGTTTCACTTTTGGTAAGTCTTCTTTTTCCTACTCAAACAGTAAAACTTGCTTCATTTAGTACACTTTTTCTTGGTTCAATTTTTTTCTTGAGTGCTTTAAAAATAGATTTGCGTGAAACTCTTGGATATTTTAAAGATAAAGCAATGTTTGTGGTTGTGATTTTGGTGATGCTTATTTTACTTCCAATTGCTGTATATTTTGTCACTTTGTCGTTAGTTCCAAATTTGGCAATAGCATTTCTTTTGCTCGCTGTAATGCCTTGTGGTATGACAGCACCTCTTCTTTCGGAAATTTGTGGAGGTAAGCAGAGTTTAGCGCTAGTTCTTACAATTTCAACCTCACTTTTGGCGCCATTTACAGTTCCAATTGTGATAAAAGTTTTGGCTGGCGCAAATGTAGATGTGAGTATGTATGATATGTTTGTTTCACTTGCAAAAGTTATATTTATTCCATTTATTTTGGCAAACATTGTAAAATATTTTTGGTACAAAAAAATACAACCAGCCTACAAATCTTTCAAATCTATATCAACAGTTCTCCTAGGACTTTTGATAGTAAGTGTTGTCTCCCAACAAGCAGATGTAATAATCGGTGGTTTGCAGGGAAAATTTTTATTTTATTTATTTTTAACATTTGTATTTTTTATAATTGTACATTTTTTGGGGTATTTTGTGGTTTTTTGGCGAGACAAAAAAGACAGAATTACAATCACAATTTGTATTTCTTATATGAATTTCACATTGGCAATTTATTTGGCTGGGAAATTTTTTGTAGATCCAAACATAGTTATCCCGGTAATTTTGTCTGTTTTACCTTGGAGTATACTTCTTATTCCTTTTAAATTTATTATTCGTAAATTAAAATTGGTAAATTAA
- the recA gene encoding recombinase RecA gives MTKSDEQKGKMQAAQSAIDQIKQRYGDGAIMKFGESRTMDIATVSTGSISLDIALGVKGVPRGRILEIFGPESSGKTTLAQHIIAEVQKEGGIAAFIDAEHALDPDYARKIGVDVDNMLISQPDTGEQALEILETLVRSNAVDVVVIDSVAALVPKAEIDGDMGASHMGLQARLMSQALRKLTGVVSKSKTIVIFINQIRHKIGVFFGNPETTTGGNALKFYCSIRIEIRRAAQIKQGDKVIGNRVKIKVVKNKVAAPFRTTQFDIMYNEGISIPGDLLDVGVEYRVIDKSGNTYTFGEEKLGVGREKVKQYIKANKKLMEKIRKQIWEVLEKGIAPPEEQGKPGKKEKIQK, from the coding sequence ATGACAAAATCAGACGAGCAGAAGGGTAAAATGCAAGCGGCTCAAAGCGCGATAGACCAGATAAAACAAAGATATGGAGACGGTGCTATAATGAAATTTGGTGAGTCTAGAACAATGGATATTGCAACAGTTTCTACTGGTTCTATTTCACTGGACATTGCACTTGGTGTAAAAGGTGTACCACGCGGAAGAATTTTGGAAATTTTTGGGCCAGAATCAAGTGGAAAAACAACTTTGGCGCAACATATAATTGCAGAGGTACAAAAAGAAGGTGGAATCGCAGCATTTATAGACGCAGAGCATGCGCTAGATCCAGACTATGCTCGTAAAATTGGTGTAGATGTTGATAATATGCTGATTTCTCAACCAGACACTGGAGAGCAAGCATTAGAAATTCTAGAAACTCTTGTACGCTCAAATGCTGTGGATGTGGTAGTTATTGACTCGGTTGCAGCGCTTGTACCCAAAGCAGAGATAGACGGCGACATGGGAGCATCTCACATGGGTTTGCAGGCAAGACTTATGAGCCAAGCACTTCGTAAATTAACTGGAGTTGTAAGCAAATCCAAAACAATTGTAATTTTTATAAATCAAATCCGTCATAAAATTGGGGTATTTTTTGGAAATCCTGAAACTACAACCGGTGGAAATGCTTTGAAATTTTACTGTTCTATACGAATTGAAATAAGAAGGGCTGCTCAGATAAAACAAGGAGATAAAGTAATTGGAAATCGGGTAAAAATTAAAGTTGTTAAAAATAAAGTTGCAGCACCATTTAGAACAACTCAGTTTGATATTATGTATAATGAAGGGATTTCCATTCCAGGAGATTTACTAGATGTTGGTGTGGAATACAGAGTAATAGACAAGTCTGGAAATACTTACACATTTGGAGAAGAAAAATTAGGAGTTGGAAGAGAAAAAGTAAAACAATATATAAAGGCAAATAAAAAATTGATGGAAAAAATTAGAAAACAAATTTGGGAAGTTTTGGAAAAAGGAATTGCTCCACCAGAAGAACAAGGAAAACCTGGGAAAAAAGAAAAAATTCAAAAATAA
- a CDS encoding peptidase M42 has translation MLIKKMSEEDFFLLQKIAEAPSPSNLEGALTYGVIHPIFKKLITENKKSWTIHSFIGNAGIVLKTERKKSNPLKIMLVGHSDKIRLQVKHIEADGKIKISSSSFLPTSLISNKVKLFSRKPDNPKEFNVFYGTIEGIPPIHLASQSLISGKKGVSSSALYLELGVYGSHADYKLKNLGIRPGDPIIFDRKIEKRLFTNIFSGPYLDNSVGCFTVVQLAKMFSKIQDLENIQLLFTISAQEEIGRYGSMVAVENFKPDILIAIDVSHDYVNTPNILWRNFPETEIGNGFTVVCGAMISPILNNILITESKKKSIPYQTVICSRDTGTDASSGVKVGRDTVAMSLGVPLRYMHTASELAHTGDIMSLQYAVYNLIQYINLKGLDKNYFVTNHPQLQKADKITQI, from the coding sequence ATGCTCATTAAAAAAATGTCGGAAGAAGATTTTTTCTTATTACAAAAAATTGCAGAAGCACCAAGCCCAAGTAATTTGGAAGGTGCATTAACTTACGGGGTTATACACCCAATTTTTAAAAAACTAATTACAGAAAATAAAAAAAGCTGGACTATTCATAGTTTTATTGGAAATGCTGGAATTGTTTTAAAAACAGAACGCAAAAAAAGTAATCCTTTAAAAATAATGTTGGTTGGACATTCTGATAAAATTAGACTTCAAGTAAAACATATAGAAGCTGACGGAAAAATCAAAATATCAAGCTCTTCTTTTTTACCAACATCTCTTATATCTAACAAAGTCAAACTTTTTAGCCGTAAACCAGATAATCCAAAAGAATTTAATGTTTTTTATGGCACAATAGAAGGAATTCCGCCAATACATTTAGCAAGTCAATCTCTAATTTCTGGAAAAAAAGGCGTTTCTAGCTCTGCTTTATATTTGGAGCTTGGTGTTTATGGAAGTCATGCTGATTATAAACTAAAAAACCTTGGTATACGACCCGGAGATCCTATTATTTTTGATAGAAAAATTGAAAAAAGACTTTTTACTAACATTTTTTCTGGGCCATATTTAGATAATAGTGTTGGATGCTTTACTGTTGTTCAACTTGCTAAAATGTTTAGTAAAATACAAGATTTAGAAAATATTCAACTACTCTTTACTATTTCCGCACAAGAAGAAATTGGTAGATATGGGAGTATGGTCGCTGTTGAAAATTTTAAACCCGATATTTTGATTGCAATTGATGTAAGTCACGACTATGTAAACACCCCGAACATACTTTGGAGAAATTTTCCAGAGACAGAAATTGGGAATGGTTTCACAGTAGTTTGTGGTGCAATGATATCACCAATATTAAATAATATTTTAATAACAGAATCAAAGAAAAAGTCAATTCCATATCAAACTGTTATATGTTCAAGAGATACTGGAACAGATGCAAGTTCTGGTGTAAAAGTTGGTAGAGACACAGTAGCAATGTCGCTTGGTGTACCGCTTCGATATATGCACACAGCGTCAGAATTAGCGCACACAGGTGATATTATGTCCTTACAATATGCCGTATACAACCTTATACAATATATAAACCTAAAAGGATTAGATAAAAATTATTTTGTAACCAACCATCCTCAACTTCAAAAAGCTGATAAAATTACACAAATATAA